Below is a window of Leifsonia sp. NPDC080035 DNA.
CGCACGGCGTTCCTCTAACGCTCGCGCACGGTGTCGTGCGGTGGCTCGCCGTCGGGCTCGGCGATGCCGAGGTCGACGAGCTTGTCGAGACCGACGACGACGCCGGTGGTCGTGGCGGCCGCGCGCAGCGCGAGCAGGATGCCGGTCTCGTACGCCTCGGAGCCGACGGTGTCGTGGCGGATGGTCAGCGTCTCCCCCGGGCCGCCGAAGATCACCTGCTGCTCGGCGACGACCCCGCGCATCCGCAGGCTGTGGATGGGGACGCTCGAGACCTGCTGGCCGCGGGCGCGCTGGTCGGTGTGCGGCGCATCCACCGGGCCGCGGTCGGCGCGGGCGGCGCCGATGAGCTCGGCGGTGCGCACCGCGGTGCCCGACGGTGAGTCGACCTTGCCGGCGCCGTGCGCTTCGATGATCTCGATCGAGTCGAAGAAGCGCGCCGCCACCGTCGCGAACGCGGTGCCGAGCGCGGAGCCGAGCGAGAAGTTGGGGATGACGACCGCGCCCCTGCCCTCGTGCGCTGCGACGCGGCGCTCCAGGTCGAGGATGCGATCGGCCGACCAGCCGGAGGTGCCGATGAGCACGTTCAGGCCGTTGTCGACGGCGAAGGCGACGATGCTCGGGCTCACCTGCGGGAGCGTCATGTCGACGAGGACGTCGGCGCCGAGCATGTCCTCCAGCGGCGAGCGCGAGTCCAGCCTCGCGACGAGCTCCAGGTCGTCCGACTGCTCGATCAGACGCACGGCGACGCTGCCCAGTTTGCCGGTCGCACCGGCGACGGCCACGCGAATAGTCACCCGTCCACCCTACCCGGCGCGCCCTCGCGCGGATGCCGCGCGACCCGACGCCCCGCACGGGTTTACGCTTACGGGAATGGTGTCCTTTGCCGATGTCTCCGTCACCGATGCGACCGCCCACCGGATGCTCGCCGCGTACTTCGCCGAGCGGGCGGCGACCTTCCCTGCCGCGCAGGGCGCATACCGCACCACGTTCCCCGACCCCGGCCAGTTCGTCGCACCGAACGGCGTGTTCCTGCTCGCATACGACGAGGACGGCGAGGCCGGCTGCGGCGGCATCCGCGAACTGCGCGTGCCGCTCGCCGACGCCGAGGAGGGCTCCCCCGCCGTCCGCTACGAGATCAAGCACCTCTGGGTCGCGCCGGAGCACCGGGGCCGCGGCCTCGGCCGCGCCATCCTCGCCGAGCTTGAGCACCGGGCCCGCGGGTTCGGGGCGACCGAGATCGTCCTCGACACGAACGCCAGCCTGGAGGCTGCGGGCGGCCTGTACCGCTCGCACGGCTACGAGAACATCCAGCCCTACAACGACAACCCGAACGCAACCGACTGGTTCCGCAAGGTCCTCTGACCGCTGCCGTGCCCCGGGCCGCCCTC
It encodes the following:
- a CDS encoding GNAT family N-acetyltransferase: MVSFADVSVTDATAHRMLAAYFAERAATFPAAQGAYRTTFPDPGQFVAPNGVFLLAYDEDGEAGCGGIRELRVPLADAEEGSPAVRYEIKHLWVAPEHRGRGLGRAILAELEHRARGFGATEIVLDTNASLEAAGGLYRSHGYENIQPYNDNPNATDWFRKVL
- the dapB gene encoding 4-hydroxy-tetrahydrodipicolinate reductase gives rise to the protein MTIRVAVAGATGKLGSVAVRLIEQSDDLELVARLDSRSPLEDMLGADVLVDMTLPQVSPSIVAFAVDNGLNVLIGTSGWSADRILDLERRVAAHEGRGAVVIPNFSLGSALGTAFATVAARFFDSIEIIEAHGAGKVDSPSGTAVRTAELIGAARADRGPVDAPHTDQRARGQQVSSVPIHSLRMRGVVAEQQVIFGGPGETLTIRHDTVGSEAYETGILLALRAAATTTGVVVGLDKLVDLGIAEPDGEPPHDTVRER